In one Candidatus Paceibacterota bacterium genomic region, the following are encoded:
- the tyrS gene encoding tyrosine--tRNA ligase, with the protein MFRWFKGVPTLSRDPNKIEELLTRGVERIFPSPEFLKKALLSGRQLKIYLGIDPTGPTLHLGHAIPIMKLAEFQALGHQVILLIGDQTAMIGDPTDKSATRQKLTRAEVLKNCRNYKKQASKILKFTGTNKAELRYNSKWLNKLSLTSLLELASNLTYAQTIKRDMFQQRISEGRDLYLHEFLYPLMQGYDSVAMDVDGEVGGNDQTFNMLVGRDLLKKIKNKEKFVITSKLLEDTSGKKMGKTEGNMVTLSDAPNEMFGKIMSWPDTLIPIGLELLTFLPMNEVKNLVSSLTKGVNPKEVKSRLAFEVVKIYHNAKAAEGAVKNFNATFKAGAIPENVLTVKTAPDLLSEVLLKAKMVESKTEFRRLVSEGAIEDLDGKTRISNPTAKVEKTTNLKIGKKRFIKIEVEK; encoded by the coding sequence ATGTTCAGATGGTTTAAAGGAGTGCCGACTTTGTCGCGTGACCCAAATAAGATCGAGGAGCTTTTGACTCGCGGCGTCGAGCGAATTTTTCCTTCCCCGGAATTCCTTAAAAAGGCCTTGCTAAGTGGGCGCCAACTAAAAATTTATCTCGGTATCGATCCGACCGGGCCGACCCTGCATCTGGGGCATGCCATCCCGATTATGAAGCTCGCTGAATTTCAAGCTTTAGGCCACCAAGTTATTCTTTTAATCGGGGACCAAACCGCCATGATTGGCGACCCGACCGACAAAAGTGCCACTCGGCAAAAACTGACTCGGGCGGAAGTGTTGAAAAACTGCCGAAATTACAAAAAACAAGCCTCAAAAATTCTGAAATTTACCGGCACCAACAAGGCCGAACTTCGTTACAATTCGAAATGGCTCAACAAACTTTCCTTAACCAGTCTATTGGAGCTGGCCTCAAACCTGACTTACGCTCAAACCATTAAACGTGATATGTTCCAGCAAAGGATCAGTGAGGGTCGAGACCTTTATTTGCATGAGTTTCTGTATCCTTTGATGCAGGGCTACGATTCCGTGGCGATGGATGTTGACGGGGAAGTTGGTGGCAACGATCAAACCTTTAACATGTTGGTTGGTCGCGATTTGCTCAAAAAAATCAAAAACAAAGAAAAGTTTGTAATCACCAGCAAACTGCTGGAAGACACCTCTGGCAAGAAAATGGGGAAGACCGAAGGCAACATGGTGACTTTAAGTGATGCGCCGAACGAAATGTTTGGAAAAATTATGAGCTGGCCGGACACCCTGATCCCAATCGGTTTGGAGCTCCTAACTTTTCTGCCGATGAATGAAGTTAAAAATCTCGTGAGCAGCCTGACTAAAGGAGTTAACCCTAAGGAGGTTAAAAGTCGGCTGGCTTTTGAGGTGGTGAAAATTTACCACAACGCTAAGGCGGCTGAAGGGGCCGTGAAAAATTTCAATGCAACGTTTAAAGCCGGAGCGATTCCCGAAAATGTTTTGACGGTAAAAACTGCTCCGGATTTGCTTTCCGAAGTTTTACTCAAAGCGAAGATGGTGGAATCAAAAACCGAATTTCGTCGTCTGGTTTCCGAAGGAGCGATCGAGGATTTGGATGGTAAAACTAGAATTAGTAATCCAACTGCGAAGGTGGAAAAAACCACTAATCTGAAAATTGGGAAAAAAAGATTTATTAAAATCGAGGTTGAAAAGTAA
- the ruvB gene encoding Holliday junction branch migration DNA helicase RuvB, which translates to MSSLNEKANKIAKEPAEEAFLDQTLRPSRWQEYIGQNSVKENLKILLTAAKERNHPPEHILFYGPPGLGKTTLAHLIAKELNTQMKVTSGPAIEKVGDLASIITNLSAGDILFIDEIHRLNRSIEEILYPAMESGSLDIIIGKGPSARTIQLELPPFTLVAATTRVAMLSSPLRSRFSGGTFRLDFYTDKEIAEIIKRSAKILGVEISDQAIFEIAKRSRFTPRTANYLLKRCRDFAQVKKGELNEKSALEALSLLGVDEAGLNGADRNLLITLIEKFGGGPVGLNTLSAALSEEEATIEEVHEPYLLQLGFLERTPRGRTATTKAYNHLKLKGSGKLL; encoded by the coding sequence ATGTCAAGCCTGAATGAAAAAGCCAACAAAATAGCCAAGGAACCGGCCGAGGAAGCATTTTTAGACCAGACCCTGCGTCCAAGTCGTTGGCAGGAATATATTGGCCAAAATTCGGTCAAAGAAAACCTGAAAATTCTCCTCACGGCCGCTAAAGAGCGCAATCACCCGCCGGAGCATATCCTTTTTTACGGGCCACCAGGCTTGGGGAAGACCACCCTTGCTCACCTAATTGCCAAAGAGCTCAATACCCAAATGAAAGTCACCTCCGGACCGGCAATCGAAAAAGTCGGTGATTTAGCATCAATCATCACCAACTTGTCGGCCGGGGATATTCTTTTCATAGACGAAATCCATCGCCTAAATCGCTCCATCGAGGAAATTCTCTATCCGGCGATGGAATCAGGAAGTTTGGATATTATCATAGGCAAAGGACCTTCGGCAAGAACTATCCAACTGGAGCTGCCGCCTTTCACTTTAGTCGCCGCCACAACTCGTGTGGCCATGCTCTCCTCTCCCCTCCGCTCCCGATTCTCCGGCGGAACTTTTCGTTTGGATTTTTACACTGACAAAGAGATTGCCGAGATTATTAAAAGATCGGCCAAAATTTTGGGAGTTGAAATCAGCGACCAGGCAATTTTTGAAATCGCCAAACGAAGCCGCTTTACGCCACGAACTGCCAACTACCTCTTGAAGCGCTGTCGAGATTTTGCTCAAGTTAAAAAGGGCGAACTCAATGAAAAGAGCGCGCTTGAAGCTTTAAGTCTTTTGGGAGTAGATGAAGCCGGCTTAAATGGCGCCGACCGAAATTTGCTGATAACTTTGATTGAAAAATTTGGCGGAGGGCCGGTCGGTTTAAATACTCTGTCGGCCGCTCTTTCAGAAGAGGAAGCCACGATTGAAGAAGTCCACGAACCGTATTTATTGCAACTCGGTTTTCTCGAACGGACTCCGCGTGGCCGAACCGCGACCACGAAAGCCTATAATCACTTGAAGCTGAAAGGTTCCGGGAAACTGCTGTGA
- a CDS encoding R3H domain-containing nucleic acid-binding protein, with translation MEPKVKTIIEELLKKLSIETESIELVNHQILKRPIFVVRSKESGLLIGQGGEHFTAFNHLVRKLAGKQLGEDETEFSVDVNDYQESMLNRLRAKAKIMADRAVSFKSSIEMDPMTSFERMLVHTLLESEPNVVTESTGMGQGRRVVIKYIENKEPAELAQEF, from the coding sequence ATGGAACCGAAAGTTAAAACAATCATTGAGGAACTGCTTAAGAAACTTTCGATTGAGACTGAAAGCATTGAACTTGTAAATCATCAAATTCTAAAAAGGCCGATTTTTGTGGTTCGCAGCAAAGAGTCAGGTCTTTTAATCGGACAAGGAGGTGAACACTTTACCGCTTTCAATCACCTGGTGAGAAAATTGGCCGGCAAACAGCTGGGTGAGGACGAGACTGAATTTTCGGTTGATGTTAATGATTATCAAGAGTCGATGCTCAATCGTTTGCGCGCTAAAGCAAAAATCATGGCAGACCGTGCCGTCTCCTTCAAAAGTAGTATCGAGATGGACCCAATGACCTCGTTTGAGAGGATGTTGGTTCACACACTGTTGGAATCTGAACCGAATGTTGTCACCGAATCAACTGGAATGGGTCAGGGTCGAAGGGTGGTCATCAAATATATTGAAAACAAAGAGCCGGCCGAGTTGGCGCAGGAGTTTTAA
- the dnaA gene encoding chromosomal replication initiator protein DnaA produces MPPIMFDNKSLWDRVLIEVELSVSKANFTTWFKDTFIDKVDEGAAYLGVPNAFVKDWLSKKYHQLILKSLRGLDERIRSLEYVVAKSDGRRGQADAPQALPRMAPGNELPLQDFYINKDDNLNPRYTFSTFVVGPFNEFAHAASQAILKKPLAYNPLFIYGSTGHGKTHLIQAIGNHIKTTLEGKKIFYLTSERFAVDFVNSLNTGKANVFKEKYRKYDVLIMDDVQFISNKDKTQEELFHLFNTLYDNNKQIIFSADKHPNLMLDLQDRLRSRFNAGMIVEIYPPDFESRLQILKTKSGLMNFSLAPDIIEFLATTVEGNIRELEGVLNLIICQTQLRGKDLSILEIKNLIKNNSRPKKSVSVKDVIKTIADFYNVEEGSIYEKTRRKEVVKPRQVIMYFLREELNISYPSIGEKMGGRDHTTVIHSCEKIKNELRDNNILAQEINQLKAMIG; encoded by the coding sequence ATGCCTCCAATTATGTTCGACAACAAGTCACTCTGGGATCGAGTTTTGATAGAAGTGGAACTTTCGGTTTCAAAAGCCAACTTCACAACTTGGTTTAAGGACACTTTTATCGACAAAGTAGACGAGGGTGCGGCCTATTTAGGGGTTCCGAACGCTTTTGTTAAGGACTGGCTCTCAAAAAAGTATCACCAATTGATTTTAAAGTCTTTAAGAGGTCTTGATGAGCGCATCCGCTCTTTGGAGTATGTAGTGGCCAAGAGTGACGGCCGGAGAGGGCAAGCTGACGCGCCACAGGCCTTGCCAAGAATGGCCCCCGGCAACGAATTACCCCTTCAAGACTTCTACATCAACAAAGACGACAACTTGAACCCTCGTTACACCTTTTCAACTTTCGTGGTCGGTCCGTTCAACGAATTCGCTCACGCCGCCTCCCAGGCAATTTTAAAGAAGCCTTTGGCTTACAACCCGCTTTTTATTTATGGTTCGACTGGCCACGGCAAAACTCACCTAATTCAGGCCATCGGCAACCACATTAAGACCACTTTGGAAGGGAAGAAGATTTTTTATCTGACCTCAGAGAGGTTTGCGGTAGATTTTGTTAACTCCCTAAACACCGGAAAAGCCAATGTTTTCAAGGAAAAATACCGAAAATATGATGTTTTAATTATGGATGATGTCCAATTCATCTCCAACAAAGACAAAACCCAGGAGGAGCTCTTCCATTTGTTCAACACTCTTTACGATAACAATAAGCAGATTATTTTCTCGGCTGACAAACACCCGAACTTGATGCTCGACCTGCAAGATCGCCTGCGGTCCAGATTTAACGCCGGCATGATTGTTGAAATTTACCCGCCCGACTTTGAATCGCGACTCCAAATTTTGAAAACCAAATCCGGTTTGATGAATTTTTCCCTCGCCCCAGACATTATTGAGTTTTTAGCCACTACAGTGGAAGGCAACATTCGGGAATTAGAAGGGGTTTTGAACTTGATTATCTGCCAAACCCAATTAAGAGGGAAGGATCTTTCAATCTTAGAGATTAAAAACTTAATTAAAAACAACAGCCGGCCCAAAAAATCTGTTTCAGTTAAAGATGTAATTAAGACGATTGCCGACTTTTATAATGTGGAGGAGGGTAGCATCTACGAGAAGACCCGTAGAAAGGAGGTGGTTAAGCCACGCCAGGTGATTATGTATTTTTTGAGAGAAGAGCTAAACATTTCTTACCCTTCGATTGGTGAAAAAATGGGTGGTCGCGACCACACCACAGTTATCCACTCATGCGAAAAGATTAAGAACGAATTACGCGACAACAACATTTTGGCCCAGGAAATCAACCAGTTAAAAGCGATGATAGGGTGA
- a CDS encoding YebC/PmpR family DNA-binding transcriptional regulator: MSGHNKWSKVKNKKAVSDAKKSKIFSKYSRLITLEAKKANGNTSSPGLKSIIEKARAANMPSDNIDRAVKKATEAGSQNMEVIVYEAYGPGGVALIIDALTDNRNKAAQEIKFILSEHGSALAAPGSASWAFEKTHEGWMPKTMAPISEEDGAKLEALIEALEENDEVQEIFTNAE; encoded by the coding sequence ATGTCCGGTCACAACAAATGGTCAAAAGTAAAAAATAAGAAGGCAGTTTCGGATGCCAAGAAAAGCAAAATCTTTTCCAAATATTCCCGTTTAATCACTTTGGAAGCTAAAAAAGCTAACGGCAACACTTCTTCGCCTGGCTTAAAGAGCATCATTGAAAAAGCTCGCGCCGCTAACATGCCGAGTGATAACATTGATCGTGCCGTGAAAAAGGCTACCGAGGCCGGCTCGCAAAATATGGAGGTAATTGTCTATGAGGCCTATGGCCCAGGCGGAGTAGCTCTCATCATTGACGCTTTGACCGACAATCGCAATAAGGCCGCCCAGGAAATCAAATTTATTCTTTCGGAGCACGGTTCTGCCCTCGCCGCGCCCGGGAGCGCCAGTTGGGCCTTCGAGAAAACCCACGAAGGCTGGATGCCGAAAACCATGGCCCCGATTTCCGAGGAAGATGGCGCCAAGCTTGAGGCTTTGATTGAGGCTTTAGAGGAAAATGATGAGGTCCAAGAGATTTTTACCAACGCTGAGTAA
- the ruvC gene encoding crossover junction endodeoxyribonuclease RuvC — translation MRILAIDPGYERVGVAVLEKLPKRKEIVVYSECFKTSAKKPLAERILEIGREVKSVISKYEPKALAIEKLYFETNQKTAMGVAEARGVIIYEASAAGLKIFEYTPLQVKIAVTGYGKSDKRQVMAMLPKLIVLTDKKQQDDELDAVALGITCLASEHDLHKE, via the coding sequence ATGAGAATCCTCGCGATTGATCCCGGATATGAGCGCGTTGGCGTTGCCGTTTTGGAAAAACTGCCAAAACGAAAAGAAATCGTGGTTTATTCTGAGTGTTTCAAGACTTCAGCCAAAAAACCTTTGGCGGAAAGAATTTTAGAAATTGGCCGGGAGGTTAAATCAGTCATTTCTAAATATGAGCCGAAAGCTTTGGCGATTGAGAAACTTTATTTCGAAACCAATCAGAAAACCGCGATGGGAGTCGCCGAGGCACGCGGGGTTATTATTTACGAAGCCTCAGCGGCTGGTCTGAAAATTTTTGAATACACCCCGCTTCAGGTAAAAATTGCTGTCACCGGCTACGGTAAAAGCGACAAACGGCAAGTAATGGCGATGCTGCCAAAATTGATTGTTCTGACTGACAAAAAACAACAAGATGACGAACTTGACGCGGTGGCCTTGGGGATAACTTGTTTGGCGAGCGAACACGATCTCCACAAGGAGTAA
- the rnpA gene encoding ribonuclease P protein component, which produces MLARSQKVSKQLFGEILKSGRNFHSPNLSLRLLQSFEGRKVSFVVAKKVADSAVKRNLLKRRGYSIVRKLLPNLRENFSAVFFLKPGVGKLNFKGMKKEIEDILASAGLRVA; this is translated from the coding sequence ATGTTGGCCCGAAGTCAAAAAGTCTCCAAACAACTTTTCGGGGAAATTCTTAAATCTGGCAGAAACTTCCACTCCCCCAACCTTTCCCTACGCTTGTTGCAAAGCTTCGAGGGTAGAAAGGTAAGTTTTGTTGTTGCTAAAAAAGTTGCCGATTCCGCAGTGAAAAGGAATTTACTGAAGAGGCGCGGGTATTCAATTGTTCGGAAACTTCTTCCCAACCTAAGGGAAAATTTCTCGGCGGTATTTTTTTTAAAGCCAGGTGTCGGAAAACTTAATTTTAAAGGGATGAAGAAAGAAATCGAGGATATTTTAGCCTCAGCCGGACTGCGGGTGGCTTAG
- a CDS encoding penicillin-binding protein — protein sequence MRLTFKRFEKTFRKKAFWHFAGAAVLVLAGLFIFWISTFTVPDLHFFESNKIAESTKIYDRTGEVLLYDVFANTRRTIIPYEEISRNVKNATVAIEDNEFYQHRGIKFTSIARAILANILGGGFSQGGSTITQQVVKNSILTTDKTISRKLKEWVLAWKLEQQLNKDQILALYLNGAPYGGSIYGVEEASKTYFGISSQNLSLAQAAYLAAMPQAPSYYSPYGSHRKDLDSRKNLVLAKMLENKFISQTDFDSASQEKVTFALQSDTGIKAPHFSLYVKQQLEELLGKRALEQNGYKVITTLDYGMEAKAEEIVKRHALQNKTTFNAENAALVAIDPKTGEVLAMVGSRDYFDKEIDGNFNVTLAHRQPGSAFKPFVYATAFMKGYTPATTVFDLQTEFQTTCNPDGTPIIAEHESECYMPENYDGKFRGPVSLRTALIESLNIPSIKVLYLAGIRDSLKVAKDMGISSLGNADQYGLTLVLGGGEVSLLELTSGYSVFANDGVRNAPISILRVEDPNGQVVYEPKRSPFQTIPQDIAREISDILSDNTAKTRPYIDFSGQAVAAKTGTTNDYRDAWVIGYTPNLAVGAWAGNNNNSPMEKKVAGFIITPLWREFMQAVLPQLPDEQFTKPNPIDSNLKPPLRGFWQGTQNYFVDKLSGKLATEYTPAELREEKVVPDVHSLLYWVDRNSPLGSAPADPTTDPQFNLWEVPVRKWVADQQIKEKDLSIIPTQLDDIHKPEYAPQISVLSPQNGAVLRADTRVTISISAKSRFNLTKADYFINGSFAGSATRTPFSFSFVPNEIDSVSDFNTLRVVVYDAVLNRGEVSSNFLIQK from the coding sequence ATGAGGTTAACCTTTAAGCGTTTCGAGAAAACCTTCAGAAAAAAAGCTTTCTGGCACTTCGCAGGAGCGGCCGTTTTGGTCTTGGCAGGACTTTTTATTTTTTGGATTTCCACCTTCACTGTGCCGGATTTGCATTTTTTTGAAAGTAACAAAATAGCCGAATCAACTAAAATTTACGACCGGACTGGTGAAGTCTTGCTTTATGATGTTTTCGCCAACACCAGGCGAACCATCATCCCATACGAGGAAATCTCGCGAAACGTTAAGAACGCAACGGTTGCGATTGAGGATAATGAGTTTTACCAGCACCGTGGCATTAAATTCACCTCTATTGCTCGCGCCATTTTGGCAAACATCCTCGGTGGTGGCTTTTCCCAAGGTGGTTCAACGATTACCCAACAGGTTGTTAAGAATTCTATTTTAACTACCGACAAAACCATTTCCAGAAAACTCAAAGAGTGGGTTTTGGCCTGGAAACTTGAGCAACAACTAAACAAAGATCAGATCTTGGCTTTGTATTTAAATGGCGCGCCTTACGGGGGTAGCATTTACGGCGTAGAGGAGGCCAGCAAAACTTATTTTGGAATTTCTTCCCAAAATTTGAGCCTGGCCCAGGCCGCTTATCTCGCCGCGATGCCTCAAGCCCCGAGTTATTACTCTCCTTACGGCTCTCACCGTAAAGATTTGGACTCCAGAAAAAATCTGGTCCTGGCCAAAATGTTGGAGAATAAGTTTATCAGCCAAACTGACTTTGATTCGGCGAGCCAAGAAAAAGTCACCTTTGCACTTCAATCTGATACAGGGATTAAGGCTCCACACTTCTCACTCTATGTTAAACAACAGCTTGAAGAGTTGCTTGGTAAACGCGCCTTGGAACAAAACGGTTACAAGGTAATCACTACTCTCGACTACGGCATGGAAGCCAAAGCCGAAGAAATCGTGAAGCGACACGCACTCCAAAATAAAACCACCTTCAACGCCGAAAACGCCGCCTTGGTGGCAATTGACCCGAAAACCGGCGAGGTTTTGGCGATGGTTGGATCTCGGGACTATTTTGATAAAGAAATTGACGGTAATTTCAATGTGACTTTAGCCCACCGCCAACCCGGCTCGGCTTTTAAACCTTTCGTCTATGCCACAGCTTTTATGAAAGGCTATACGCCGGCCACTACTGTTTTTGATTTGCAGACAGAATTCCAAACTACCTGCAACCCTGACGGCACGCCGATTATTGCGGAGCACGAGTCGGAATGTTATATGCCAGAAAATTATGACGGCAAATTCCGCGGTCCGGTTTCGCTACGAACCGCGCTTATTGAATCACTGAATATTCCTTCAATTAAGGTCCTCTATTTGGCAGGTATCAGAGACTCGCTGAAAGTCGCCAAAGACATGGGAATTTCAAGCCTTGGTAACGCCGACCAGTATGGTTTGACCTTAGTTTTGGGTGGTGGCGAGGTTTCTCTTTTAGAGCTGACCTCTGGCTACAGTGTTTTTGCCAATGATGGTGTAAGAAACGCGCCAATCAGCATTCTACGGGTCGAGGACCCTAATGGACAGGTTGTTTACGAACCGAAAAGAAGTCCGTTCCAAACTATTCCTCAAGATATTGCGAGAGAAATTAGTGACATCCTTTCTGACAACACCGCCAAGACTCGACCTTACATCGATTTTTCGGGTCAGGCGGTCGCCGCCAAGACGGGCACTACCAATGACTACCGAGACGCTTGGGTAATCGGCTACACACCAAATTTAGCAGTTGGCGCATGGGCAGGTAACAACAACAACAGCCCGATGGAAAAGAAGGTGGCTGGTTTTATTATCACCCCTCTTTGGCGAGAGTTTATGCAAGCTGTTTTACCACAGCTTCCCGACGAACAATTTACTAAACCGAATCCAATCGACTCCAACCTAAAACCGCCACTTCGTGGTTTTTGGCAGGGTACCCAAAATTATTTTGTTGATAAGTTATCTGGTAAACTGGCGACCGAATACACCCCAGCTGAACTGCGCGAGGAGAAAGTTGTGCCAGATGTACATTCACTACTTTACTGGGTAGATAGAAACAGCCCTCTAGGCAGCGCGCCTGCCGACCCGACAACAGACCCACAATTTAACCTGTGGGAGGTGCCGGTGCGAAAATGGGTCGCGGATCAACAAATCAAAGAGAAGGATCTATCAATTATCCCTACCCAGCTTGATGATATTCACAAACCGGAGTACGCCCCGCAGATTAGCGTACTTTCGCCACAAAACGGGGCGGTTTTGCGAGCTGACACCCGAGTCACCATCTCGATTTCGGCTAAGTCCAGATTTAATCTCACCAAAGCCGACTACTTTATTAATGGTTCCTTTGCCGGTTCGGCCACCCGGACGCCTTTTAGTTTCTCTTTTGTCCCTAATGAAATCGACAGTGTCAGTGACTTTAACACTTTAAGGGTGGTGGTTTATGACGCGGTTTTGAATCGCGGTGAAGTCTCCAGCAACTTCTTAATTCAAAAATAG
- the dnaN gene encoding DNA polymerase III subunit beta — protein MKADCSKDLLAEVLNKLEKIAGKHQTLPVLSGILIEAEKGSLVLKATNLDVAAEFVLPAKVEEAGRTVVPAAALASFATNLSGGKNIRLELSQNNLKLVAPNNTALIKTLPVEEFPSLPEVVSGQIFTLMAKDLVKGLVSVAYSSAGHSLKPELASVSLRGDGESLVFAATDSFRLAEKKIKIKKDLDFNPILVPVKNANEIVRLLEKINGEVEIKIDKNQMAVSAEGLTIITRLVDGLFPDYQQIIPKEKQTEATVLKQDLLNALKLSNIFSGKFNQINFSIKPTSKTFKISSKTAELGENEQNLDAALSGEEVDVNFNYRYISDSFQSIDSDSINLSFSGQNRAMVITAVGDRSFLYLVMPMNK, from the coding sequence ATGAAAGCAGACTGTTCAAAAGATTTGTTGGCGGAAGTTTTAAACAAACTGGAGAAGATCGCAGGCAAGCACCAAACTCTGCCGGTTCTTTCTGGAATTTTAATTGAAGCGGAAAAAGGCAGTCTGGTTTTAAAAGCCACTAACCTTGATGTCGCAGCCGAGTTTGTTTTGCCGGCCAAAGTTGAGGAGGCCGGCCGGACAGTTGTACCGGCCGCCGCTCTGGCCTCGTTTGCCACCAATTTGTCTGGGGGCAAAAACATCCGTTTAGAACTTAGCCAGAACAACCTAAAACTGGTGGCACCAAACAACACCGCCCTGATTAAGACTCTGCCTGTTGAGGAGTTCCCTTCTTTGCCGGAAGTTGTTAGCGGTCAAATTTTTACTTTGATGGCCAAGGATTTGGTTAAAGGACTAGTTTCAGTTGCCTACAGCTCGGCCGGGCACAGTTTGAAGCCGGAATTGGCCAGCGTTTCTTTGCGGGGTGACGGTGAGTCTCTGGTTTTTGCCGCTACCGACTCCTTCCGTCTGGCTGAAAAGAAAATCAAAATCAAAAAAGACTTAGACTTTAACCCTATTTTGGTCCCAGTTAAAAACGCCAACGAGATTGTCAGACTCCTCGAGAAAATTAATGGGGAAGTTGAAATTAAAATCGACAAAAATCAAATGGCGGTTTCAGCCGAAGGTTTAACTATCATCACCCGCCTTGTCGACGGTTTGTTTCCGGATTATCAACAAATCATTCCTAAAGAAAAACAAACCGAAGCGACAGTTTTAAAACAAGACTTATTAAACGCACTTAAACTCTCAAATATTTTTTCCGGAAAGTTCAACCAAATTAATTTCTCAATCAAACCAACAAGTAAAACTTTTAAAATTAGCTCAAAGACTGCGGAGTTGGGGGAGAACGAGCAGAATCTCGACGCCGCTCTTTCTGGAGAAGAGGTTGATGTAAATTTTAACTACCGCTACATCTCTGACTCCTTCCAGTCGATTGACTCCGATAGCATAAATCTCTCTTTTAGCGGTCAAAATCGAGCCATGGTGATCACTGCAGTGGGCGATCGCTCCTTTCTCTACTTGGTGATGCCAATGAACAAATAA
- the rpmH gene encoding 50S ribosomal protein L34, with the protein MSFTYNPKKRKRAKSHGFLVRSKSTGGRKVLKQRRQKGRKKISV; encoded by the coding sequence ATGTCTTTCACTTATAATCCCAAAAAACGAAAACGCGCCAAGTCTCACGGATTTTTGGTACGCTCCAAGTCGACCGGTGGCCGGAAAGTTCTCAAACAACGCCGCCAAAAAGGACGAAAGAAAATCTCGGTCTAA
- a CDS encoding YidC/Oxa1 family membrane protein insertase has protein sequence MISTLFQAIFYKPLYNGLIFLFHVLPWADAGLIVILFTVLVKLILFPLSKKSVETQMIMKKIQPELDALKNKHKDNREEQARAMMALYKEKKLNPLAGIFLVIIQIPIILALYWVFLNGGLPQVNAGLLYNFVPVPDLISMNFFGLLDISQKSIFVALLAGVSQFFQMRYALPATPAKSDKPSFKDDLARSMSMQMKYVMPVFIIIIAYQLPAVVGFYWVTSNLFAIGQEIVVRRRYRLDQKPA, from the coding sequence ATGATTTCGACCTTGTTTCAAGCCATTTTTTACAAACCGCTATACAACGGGTTAATTTTTTTATTCCATGTTCTCCCATGGGCAGATGCCGGTTTAATTGTGATTTTGTTTACTGTCTTGGTAAAACTAATCCTTTTCCCTCTTTCCAAGAAGTCAGTCGAGACTCAGATGATTATGAAAAAAATCCAACCAGAGCTCGACGCTTTAAAAAATAAACATAAAGATAACCGCGAGGAGCAGGCTCGCGCGATGATGGCTCTCTATAAAGAGAAAAAGCTTAATCCGCTTGCCGGAATATTTTTGGTCATAATTCAGATTCCAATCATTCTCGCTCTTTACTGGGTCTTTTTAAATGGCGGTTTGCCACAGGTTAATGCTGGCTTGCTTTACAACTTTGTTCCAGTGCCGGATTTAATCAGCATGAATTTTTTTGGACTTTTAGACATCTCGCAGAAAAGTATTTTCGTTGCCCTTTTGGCCGGTGTCAGTCAGTTTTTCCAAATGCGTTATGCCTTGCCGGCCACTCCGGCCAAATCCGACAAACCTTCCTTCAAAGATGACTTGGCTCGGAGCATGAGCATGCAGATGAAGTACGTAATGCCGGTTTTCATTATCATCATTGCCTACCAACTGCCGGCCGTGGTCGGATTTTACTGGGTGACTAGCAATCTCTTTGCAATTGGCCAGGAAATCGTGGTGCGACGGCGTTATCGACTTGACCAAAAGCCCGCCTAG